One segment of Proteus appendicitidis DNA contains the following:
- a CDS encoding bifunctional aspartate kinase/homoserine dehydrogenase II, with protein MSVVAIKQQAEPICRQLHKFGGSSLADIKCYQRVVNIMTNYSQPNDLMVVSAAGSTTNQLIDWLKLSQNDRISAHQVQQTLRRYQLSLIEGLLSKENAELLSQAFIADLERLSYLLDKPITDATYAEVVGHGEIWSARLMANLLTEQGLPSVWLDAREFLCAERAAQPQVNETLSRPLLQSLLAKHPESRFVVTGFISRNQQGDTVLLGRNGSDYSATQVGALADVGKVTIWSDVAGVYSADPRKVKDACLLPLLRLDEASELARLAAPVLHTRTLQPVSGSNIDLQLRCSYQPEQGSTRIERVLASGTGAKIVTSHDDVCLIELQLSSHQNFEQVAKEVDELLKRAQIRPLATGVDKDSQLLQLCYTSEVANSALDVLQDAVLPGKLHLREGFSLVALVGAGVCKNPLHCHRFYQQLKDQPVEFIWHAEDNISLVAVLRNYTEHLLQGLHQTLFRAEKQIGLVLFGKGNIGSRWLELFAREQEPLSARSDFEFILAGVVDSRRSLLDYQGINPSRALAFFDNDATEHTEESLYLWMRAHPYDDLVVVDITANESLAASYEDFASYGFHVISANKIAGSASSLRYRATRDAFSKTGRHWLYNATVGAGLPINHTVRDLRESGDTILSISGIFSGTLSWLFLQFDGTVPFSELVEQAWQQGLTEPDPRIDLSGQDVMRKLVILAREAGYDIEPEQVRVESLVPVQAETGSLEEFFDNSALINEQMAQRLAAANEMDMVLRYIARFDANGKAKVGVEAVRKDHPLASLLPGDNLFAIESRWYRDNPLVIRGPGAGRDVTAGAIQSDLNRLSQLL; from the coding sequence ATGAGCGTAGTGGCGATTAAACAACAGGCGGAGCCGATTTGCCGTCAGTTACATAAATTCGGTGGTAGCAGTCTTGCGGATATAAAATGTTATCAACGTGTCGTGAATATCATGACGAACTATAGCCAACCTAATGACCTAATGGTGGTTTCTGCGGCTGGCTCTACGACAAATCAGTTGATTGACTGGCTAAAACTTAGTCAAAACGATCGCATTTCTGCCCATCAAGTTCAGCAAACGTTGCGCCGTTACCAGTTATCTTTAATTGAAGGATTACTTTCGAAAGAGAATGCAGAATTACTTTCTCAAGCCTTTATTGCAGATCTTGAACGCTTAAGTTATTTGTTAGATAAACCTATTACAGACGCAACGTATGCAGAAGTTGTTGGTCACGGTGAAATTTGGTCTGCAAGATTAATGGCGAATTTACTTACAGAACAAGGTTTACCTAGTGTGTGGTTAGATGCGCGTGAATTTTTGTGTGCTGAAAGAGCGGCTCAGCCACAAGTCAACGAAACGTTATCTCGCCCATTACTCCAATCATTATTAGCTAAACATCCTGAAAGCCGTTTTGTTGTCACTGGTTTTATTAGTCGCAATCAACAAGGTGACACGGTCTTATTAGGTCGTAACGGTAGTGACTACTCGGCAACTCAAGTGGGTGCTTTAGCCGATGTTGGTAAAGTCACCATTTGGAGTGATGTTGCGGGTGTTTATAGTGCAGATCCTCGCAAAGTAAAAGATGCTTGTTTACTACCCTTGTTGCGTTTAGATGAAGCGAGTGAATTGGCTCGATTAGCTGCCCCAGTTTTACATACGCGTACACTTCAACCCGTTTCAGGCAGTAATATCGATTTGCAACTTCGTTGTAGCTATCAACCAGAACAGGGTTCAACTCGTATAGAACGTGTTTTAGCATCAGGAACGGGCGCTAAAATCGTTACTAGCCATGATGATGTTTGTTTGATTGAACTCCAACTTTCATCTCATCAAAATTTCGAACAAGTAGCGAAAGAGGTTGATGAATTACTTAAGCGCGCCCAAATTCGTCCTTTAGCTACTGGCGTGGATAAAGACAGCCAGCTTTTACAACTTTGCTATACCAGTGAAGTGGCTAATAGTGCATTAGATGTATTACAAGATGCCGTTTTACCGGGTAAATTACATTTACGAGAAGGTTTCTCATTAGTGGCTTTAGTGGGGGCGGGGGTTTGTAAAAATCCATTGCATTGCCATCGTTTTTATCAACAACTTAAAGACCAACCGGTTGAATTTATTTGGCATGCGGAAGATAACATCAGCTTAGTGGCGGTATTACGTAATTATACTGAGCATTTGCTGCAAGGTTTGCATCAAACATTATTTAGAGCTGAAAAACAAATTGGTTTAGTGCTGTTTGGTAAAGGGAATATTGGTTCACGTTGGTTAGAATTGTTTGCTCGAGAACAAGAGCCTTTATCAGCGCGTAGTGATTTTGAGTTTATTCTTGCGGGTGTGGTCGATAGTCGCCGCAGTTTGCTGGACTACCAAGGAATTAATCCTAGTCGCGCTTTGGCTTTCTTTGATAACGACGCGACTGAACATACGGAAGAATCACTCTATCTTTGGATGAGAGCGCATCCTTATGATGATTTAGTGGTTGTTGATATTACAGCCAACGAGTCTCTTGCTGCTTCTTATGAAGATTTTGCTAGTTATGGTTTTCATGTTATCAGTGCAAATAAAATTGCTGGCTCCGCTTCAAGTTTACGTTATCGTGCCACACGAGATGCTTTTTCTAAAACAGGTCGCCATTGGTTATATAACGCCACAGTGGGTGCGGGTTTACCAATTAATCATACAGTGCGTGATCTGCGTGAAAGTGGTGACACTATTTTATCAATTAGCGGTATTTTCTCTGGCACGCTTTCTTGGTTATTCTTGCAATTTGATGGCACCGTTCCTTTCAGTGAGCTGGTAGAACAAGCTTGGCAACAAGGATTAACAGAGCCTGATCCACGAATTGATTTATCAGGGCAAGATGTCATGCGTAAACTGGTTATTCTTGCTCGTGAAGCGGGTTATGACATCGAGCCAGAGCAAGTACGAGTTGAATCTTTAGTGCCTGTGCAAGCTGAAACCGGTTCGCTAGAAGAGTTCTTTGATAACAGTGCATTGATTAATGAACAAATGGCACAACGATTAGCGGCTGCAAATGAAATGGATATGGTATTACGTTATATCGCCCGTTTTGATGCTAATGGTAAAGCAAAAGTGGGTGTTGAAGCAGTGAGAAAAGATCATCCTCTCGCTTCGTTATTACCGGGGGATAATTTATTTGCGATTGAAAGTCGTTGGTATCGTGATAATCCGCTTGTGATCAGAGGACCAGGAGCAGGCAGAGATGTGACCGCTGGCGCAATTCAGTCAGATTTAAACCGCCTTTCTCAATTACTGTAA
- the ppc gene encoding phosphoenolpyruvate carboxylase: protein MNQQYSAMRSNVSMLGKLLGDTIKEALGEEILDKVESIRKLSKSSRAGNEVQRQKLLLTLQNLSNDELLPVARAFNQFLNLTNVAEQYHSISPHGEAASNPVALAKLITRLKDKNFTDEQLKEAVEQISIELVLTAHPTEIARRTLIHKLVEVNTCLSQLDHDDLADYERTNIMRRLRQLVAQSWHTDEIRKIRPTPIDEAKWGFAVVENSLWEGVPAFLREFNEQLEESINFNLPVEASPIRFTSWMGGDRDGNPNVTAEITRHALLLSRWKAADLFLNDIQVLVSELSMTESTPELRELAGGAEIAEPYREIAKQLRTRLQVTRDYLEQRIKGQQSLPPEGLLIDNEELWEPLYACYQSLTQCGMRIIANGQLLDTLRRIRCFGLQLVKLDIRQESTNHTEALSELTQYLELGDYANWSEEQKQTFLLEELNSKRPLIPTNWQPSAATQEVFETCRVIAQSPKDSIASYVISMAKVPSDVLAVKLLLKEAGANIRLPVAPLFETLEDLNNAESVMTRLFNIPWYRDLIDDKQMVMIGYSDSAKDAGVMAASWAQYRAQDALIKLCEKSGVTLTLFHGRGGTIGRGGAPAHAALLSQPPGSLKGGLRVTEQGEMIRFKFGLPQVTISSLAHYAGAILEANLLPPPEPKAPWIEVMDSLSDVSCAMYRDYVRGQEDFVPYFRAATPEGELGKLPLGSRPAKRRPTGGVETLRAIPWIFAWTQNRLMLPAWLGAGAALQHEIDSGKQAVLDDMCENWPFFNTRIAMLEMVYAKADLWLAEYYDQRLVEERLWPLGSKLRQQLSDDIKSVLAISKDEHLMADLPWVAESIALRNVYTDPLNVLQAELLQRSRTHSESDPRIEQALMVTIAGIAAGMRNTG, encoded by the coding sequence ATGAATCAACAATATTCTGCGATGCGTAGTAATGTCAGTATGCTTGGCAAGCTACTTGGAGATACGATAAAAGAAGCACTCGGTGAAGAAATTTTAGATAAAGTTGAATCTATTCGAAAATTATCTAAATCGTCACGAGCGGGTAATGAAGTTCAGCGACAAAAACTGTTGTTGACGTTGCAAAATCTCTCTAATGATGAATTATTACCTGTTGCTAGAGCATTCAATCAATTCTTAAACCTGACGAACGTGGCAGAGCAATACCATAGCATTTCGCCTCACGGTGAAGCTGCGAGCAATCCTGTGGCATTGGCAAAACTGATCACCCGACTAAAAGATAAGAATTTTACCGACGAGCAATTAAAAGAAGCTGTAGAGCAAATCTCTATTGAGCTGGTATTAACGGCACACCCAACCGAAATTGCACGTCGTACACTTATTCATAAGCTGGTTGAAGTGAATACCTGTTTATCTCAACTGGATCACGATGATTTAGCCGATTATGAACGCACAAACATCATGCGCCGTCTGCGCCAGTTAGTGGCTCAATCGTGGCATACCGATGAAATTAGAAAAATCCGTCCAACCCCAATCGATGAAGCAAAATGGGGCTTTGCGGTGGTTGAAAATAGCCTATGGGAAGGTGTTCCAGCGTTCTTACGTGAATTTAATGAGCAGCTTGAAGAATCGATAAATTTTAACTTGCCAGTAGAAGCATCACCAATTCGCTTTACCTCATGGATGGGCGGTGACCGTGATGGTAACCCAAATGTGACAGCAGAAATTACACGCCATGCTTTACTGCTAAGCCGTTGGAAAGCTGCCGATTTATTCTTAAATGATATTCAAGTCCTAGTTTCAGAACTTTCAATGACAGAAAGTACACCTGAACTGCGTGAATTAGCGGGTGGCGCTGAAATTGCAGAGCCTTATCGTGAAATTGCTAAACAATTGCGTACACGCTTACAAGTGACTCGCGATTATCTAGAGCAACGCATTAAAGGACAGCAGTCGTTACCACCAGAAGGCTTATTGATTGATAATGAAGAACTTTGGGAGCCGTTATACGCGTGTTATCAATCACTAACTCAATGTGGTATGCGTATTATCGCCAATGGGCAACTGTTAGATACGTTACGCCGTATTCGTTGTTTTGGCTTACAACTGGTGAAACTGGATATTCGCCAAGAAAGTACCAATCACACAGAAGCGCTCTCTGAATTAACACAATATTTAGAGCTTGGTGATTATGCAAATTGGTCTGAAGAGCAAAAACAAACATTCTTACTTGAAGAGTTAAACTCTAAACGTCCACTGATCCCAACAAATTGGCAGCCAAGTGCAGCGACTCAAGAAGTATTTGAAACTTGTCGCGTCATTGCACAATCACCTAAAGATTCTATTGCCTCTTATGTGATTTCAATGGCAAAAGTGCCTTCTGATGTATTAGCTGTAAAACTATTACTGAAAGAGGCCGGTGCGAATATTCGTTTACCTGTTGCTCCTTTATTTGAAACGCTTGAAGACTTAAATAATGCTGAAAGCGTAATGACCCGTTTGTTTAATATCCCTTGGTATCGAGATCTAATTGATGACAAACAAATGGTGATGATTGGCTATTCAGACTCTGCAAAAGATGCGGGTGTGATGGCAGCATCATGGGCGCAATATCGTGCTCAAGATGCATTAATCAAACTCTGTGAAAAATCAGGCGTAACATTAACGCTATTCCATGGACGTGGCGGTACGATTGGCCGTGGTGGTGCGCCAGCACATGCAGCTTTACTTTCTCAACCACCGGGAAGTTTAAAAGGTGGTCTGCGTGTGACAGAACAAGGCGAAATGATCCGCTTTAAGTTCGGATTACCACAAGTCACAATCAGCAGTCTTGCTCACTATGCTGGTGCAATCTTAGAAGCCAATTTATTGCCACCACCAGAGCCAAAAGCACCTTGGATTGAGGTCATGGATTCTTTGTCTGACGTTTCTTGTGCCATGTATCGTGACTATGTGCGAGGGCAAGAAGACTTTGTTCCTTACTTTAGAGCGGCAACGCCAGAAGGCGAATTGGGTAAACTACCATTAGGCTCTCGTCCTGCAAAACGTCGTCCTACCGGTGGGGTTGAAACCTTGCGTGCTATTCCGTGGATCTTCGCATGGACTCAAAACCGTTTAATGTTACCTGCTTGGTTAGGTGCTGGTGCCGCATTACAACATGAAATTGATAGCGGAAAACAAGCAGTATTAGACGATATGTGTGAGAACTGGCCGTTCTTTAATACACGTATTGCGATGTTGGAAATGGTGTACGCTAAAGCGGATTTATGGTTAGCGGAATATTACGATCAGCGTTTAGTCGAAGAGCGTTTATGGCCATTAGGATCTAAATTACGTCAGCAACTTTCTGATGATATTAAGAGTGTTTTGGCAATATCAAAAGATGAGCACTTAATGGCAGATTTGCCATGGGTTGCTGAATCTATTGCACTACGTAATGTATATACCGATCCATTAAACGTACTTCAGGCTGAGTTGTTACAGCGCTCTCGCACACATAGCGAGTCAGATCCTCGTATTGAACAGGCGCTAATGGTTACTATTGCGGGTATTGCTGCGGGTATGCGTAATACAGGCTAG
- the phrB gene encoding deoxyribodipyrimidine photo-lyase has translation MHPSSVHLVWFRNDLRVTDNKALFNACQDTQAQVHAIFTVTPEQWKAHSMALSCQAFIHDALLDLSTSLAKLNIPLTVVISDTYSNAADKVAEYCQQHQVTALFFNHQYALNEQRRDKKVIELLENKTTVYAYHDNVFIPPGNVITQQGEMYKVFTPFRNAFLRLFFSQNNASLPIPEIRAHQKTVSPLKAPLFSLENTSSPSFISTEEEALKRLKQFCYESVPHYAKWRDIPAVDGTSRLSPYLSIGLLSIRQCFNRLYQTEPDFLENNTSGAFVWFNELIWREFYQHLIVANPNLCKHIAFQLWTEKINWRNNQDEFNAWTQGATGFPIIDAAMRQLNQTGWMHNRLRMLTASFLIKDLLIDWRWGERYFMSQLIDGDFASNNGGWQWAASTGTDAVPYFRIFNPTTQGRKFDPDGEFIRHWLPELANVPNRYIHTPHEWAAKTNNSLDYPLPIVDHAKARARAIESYEEAKK, from the coding sequence ATGCACCCGTCTTCTGTTCATTTGGTTTGGTTTCGTAATGATTTAAGAGTGACGGATAACAAGGCACTCTTTAACGCTTGCCAAGATACACAAGCACAGGTGCATGCTATTTTCACCGTAACGCCTGAACAATGGAAAGCCCACAGTATGGCTTTGTCATGTCAGGCGTTTATTCATGATGCTTTGCTAGATCTGTCAACATCACTGGCAAAACTCAATATTCCACTGACTGTCGTGATTAGTGATACTTATTCAAATGCGGCCGATAAAGTGGCTGAGTATTGCCAACAACATCAAGTCACTGCGCTTTTTTTCAATCACCAATATGCTCTTAATGAACAACGCCGTGATAAAAAAGTCATTGAGTTACTAGAGAATAAGACAACCGTTTATGCTTATCATGACAATGTATTTATTCCGCCGGGTAATGTAATCACCCAACAAGGGGAGATGTATAAAGTTTTTACTCCCTTTAGAAATGCATTCTTGCGGCTCTTTTTTTCACAAAATAACGCTTCATTGCCTATCCCAGAGATCAGGGCGCATCAAAAAACGGTATCACCTTTAAAGGCACCGCTATTTTCACTTGAAAATACAAGCTCGCCCTCTTTTATCTCTACTGAAGAAGAGGCACTTAAACGCTTAAAACAATTCTGTTATGAAAGCGTCCCACATTATGCAAAATGGCGAGACATTCCTGCAGTTGATGGCACCAGCCGATTATCCCCCTATCTTTCGATTGGATTACTGTCTATTCGGCAATGTTTTAATCGCCTTTACCAAACTGAACCTGATTTCTTAGAAAACAACACATCAGGTGCATTTGTTTGGTTTAATGAACTTATTTGGCGAGAATTTTACCAACACTTAATTGTGGCAAATCCCAATTTATGCAAACACATTGCTTTTCAGCTTTGGACAGAAAAAATCAATTGGCGTAACAACCAAGATGAATTTAATGCTTGGACTCAAGGCGCTACGGGATTTCCTATTATTGATGCTGCGATGCGACAGCTTAATCAAACAGGTTGGATGCATAACCGCTTACGTATGCTCACGGCAAGTTTTCTTATCAAAGACTTATTAATTGATTGGCGTTGGGGTGAGCGTTATTTTATGTCACAACTGATTGATGGTGATTTCGCATCAAATAACGGGGGTTGGCAGTGGGCTGCATCAACAGGAACTGATGCCGTACCTTATTTTCGAATTTTTAATCCTACTACCCAAGGTCGTAAGTTCGATCCTGATGGTGAATTTATCCGCCATTGGCTTCCTGAACTCGCCAATGTGCCGAATCGCTATATTCATACACCTCATGAGTGGGCAGCAAAAACCAATAATTCTCTTGATTATCCATTACCCATTGTTGATCACGCAAAAGCACGAGCAAGAGCGATTGAGTCTTATGAAGAAGCAAAAAAATAA